Below is a window of Georgenia soli DNA.
CGCCCGCCTTCGCCCTCGGGGCACCGTCAGGCCCGGGCGGCGGCCTCGAGCACGCCGAGCAGGGTGCGCAGGCCCATGCCGGTGCCGCCCTTGGGGGTGTAGCCGTAGGGGCCGCCCTCGTTGTAGGCGGGACCGGCCACGTCGAGGTGGGCCCAGGGGAGGTCGCCGACGAACTCCTTCAGGAACAGCCCGGCCACGAGCATGCCGCCGTACCGGTCGCCCATGTTGGCGATGTCGGCGACCGGCGACTTCAGCGACTCGCGCAGCTCCTCGGGCAGCGGCATCGGCCAGAACTGCTCGCCGACCCCCTGCGCGGCCGCCACGACCTCCTCACGGGTGGCGTCGGTGCCCATGACGGCCCCCACGCGGGCGCCGAGCGCCACCATCTGCGCGCCGGTGAGGGTCGCGATGTCGATGATCGCGTCGGGGTTCTCCTCGCGGGCCGCGGCGAGTGCGTCGGCCATGACGAGACGACCCTCGGCGTCGGTGTTGAGCACCTCGACGGTGGTGCCGTCACGCATGGTGACGACGTCGGAGGGCCGCTGCGCGCCGCCGCCGGGCATGTTCTCCGCGAGGGCGAGCCAGCCGGTCACTTTGACCGGCAGGTCCAGCGCCGCGGCCGCGAGCACGGTGTGCAGGACGGTGGCGGCGCCCGCCATGTCGTCCTTCATGTTCTCCATGCCCTTGGCGGGCTTGAGGGACAGGCCGCCGGAGTCGAAGGTGATGCCCTTGCCGACGAGGGAGTAGTGCGCACGGGCACGGGCGGGGGAGTGGACGACCTTGACCAGGCGCGGCGGGCGGGCGGAGCCCTGGCCGACACCGAGGATGCCGCCGTAGCCGCCCGCGGCGAGCTGCTTCTCGTCGAGCACCGTGACCTTCACGCGCGAACCCTTGGCCGCGGCGAGCGCCTCCTCGGCGAAGGACTGCGGGTACAGGTGCTTCGGGGAGGCGTTGACCAGGTCCCGGACGCCGCGCACGCCGTCGGCCACGGCCTGCGCGCGGGCCAGGGCGGCACGGGTCTCCTTCTGCCGGGCCGCCGGGGTCGCGAGCTCGATGCGGGCCACGGGCGCGGGGTCGCTCGTGCGGTAGTGGTCGAAGCGGTAGGCACCCAGCAGCGCACCCTCGGCGACGGCACCCACCTGTGCGGCGTCGTCGGCGGGCAGGGCGAGGACGACGTCGGCGGAGCCGGCGAGCGAGCGCACGGCGGCGCCGGCCGCGCGGCGCAGCGCCTCCGGACCCACCTGACCGTCGGTGACCTTGCCCACGCCGGTGAGGACCACGACGGTAGCGGCCAGCTCCTCGCCGGCGGGGAGCCGGACGACCTCGTCGCCCTTGCCCGTCACGCCGAGCGCAGGCAGCAGAGCGCCAAGGGGCGCAAGGACCTTCGGCGGCAGGCCGGCCGCCAGGAGGCGGGGGCCGTCGTCGTCCTGGGCGACGGCGAGGACGATCGCGTCGGCGCTCGTGCGGGCGGGGTCCTTGGTGCTGAGCTTGAGGTCGGTCACGATCCCGAATGCTAGCCCGGCCGCCGCCGGGCGGTAATCTCCCGGGGTGCTCCCCACCGTCCTGATCACCTCGGTCCTCGCCGCCGCGCTCGGCCTGTGGGCGGCGTGGTACGCGGTGCGGGACCGCCCCGTGCTCTTCAAGCAGCTGGTCGGCGCGGGGGCCGTCGAGGCCGCCCTGCTCGCCCAGGTCGTCGTCGCCCTCGTGGCCGGGGCCGGCGGGCACGTCCCCAGCGAGCCGTGGACGTTCTGGGGCTACCTCGTCACCGCGCTGTTCCTGCTGCCGGTGGCGGCGGTGTGGGCGATGGCGGACCGTACCCGTACGAGCTCGGTGGCGCTGCTGGTCGTCTGCGTCGCCATCCTGGCGATGCAGG
It encodes the following:
- a CDS encoding leucyl aminopeptidase, which gives rise to MTDLKLSTKDPARTSADAIVLAVAQDDDGPRLLAAGLPPKVLAPLGALLPALGVTGKGDEVVRLPAGEELAATVVVLTGVGKVTDGQVGPEALRRAAGAAVRSLAGSADVVLALPADDAAQVGAVAEGALLGAYRFDHYRTSDPAPVARIELATPAARQKETRAALARAQAVADGVRGVRDLVNASPKHLYPQSFAEEALAAAKGSRVKVTVLDEKQLAAGGYGGILGVGQGSARPPRLVKVVHSPARARAHYSLVGKGITFDSGGLSLKPAKGMENMKDDMAGAATVLHTVLAAAALDLPVKVTGWLALAENMPGGGAQRPSDVVTMRDGTTVEVLNTDAEGRLVMADALAAAREENPDAIIDIATLTGAQMVALGARVGAVMGTDATREEVVAAAQGVGEQFWPMPLPEELRESLKSPVADIANMGDRYGGMLVAGLFLKEFVGDLPWAHLDVAGPAYNEGGPYGYTPKGGTGMGLRTLLGVLEAAARA